The Acidimicrobiales bacterium region TAGTGACGCGGCTCGGTGGTGCGGATGAAGTCGTCGTAGGCGATGTCGAGTGTCGACCATGCGTCTCGGAACCGCTCGCTGGTACGGTCGGTCCAGTCCTGCGGACTGACGCCGTTCTTCTCCGCCGTCTGCGCCACCTTCAGCCCGTGCTCGTCGGTTCCGGTGAGGAAGAACACCTCGTCACCAAGCAGGCGATGCCAGCGGGCCAAGGCGTCGGCAATGACGGTCGTATAGGCATGGCCGATGTGCGGGGCGTCGTTGACGTAGTAGATCGGCGTAGTGACGTAGAAACGGGCCACCGGCCTACAGTACCGACGGTTCAAGGGGGTGCAGGCCGTGAATGCAACCGGGATCGCAAGGAAAGTCGACGACCTCGGCCGGATCGTGCTGCCAGTGGAGATGCGCAGGCTGTTCGGCATCCGCCCTGGCGACGAGATGGAGATCTCTGTCGACGGGGGCAGCATCCACCTTCGCAAGGTGGAAGTCCGGTGCGTGTTCTGCGAGGGCACGGAGAACCTGCGGCCCTACCGGCAGAAGCAGATATGCACCTCCTGCGCCGCCGGCTTGTCCGGCTAACCGAGCTCCAGCGCCGCGGCGTAGACCTCGCGCTTGGGCACGCCGAGCTCGGCGGCCACGGCGGCGACGGCCGTCTTCTTGTCGTCGCCCGCGTCGAGCCGACGACGTAACGCGGCATCGACGTCGACTTCCTGCGGCGCCGGTGGCGCGCCCTCCACGACGATGACGTACTCGCCGCGGGGCTCGCCGATGTCGAGCTCCCCCAACGTGCCGCGCTGCACCTGTTCGTGGAGCTTGGTGAGCTCACGGGCCACGGCAGCTCGGCGTTCCGGGCCGCACGCCTTGGCCAGGTCGTCGATGGTCTGGGCCACCCGGTACGGCGATTCGTAGATCACCGTCGTGCGCGGCTCGGCTGCCACTGCGGCGAGCCTGGCGGCGCGCTCCTTGCCCTTGCGCGGCAGGAAGCCTTCGAACACGAAGCGGTCGCTGGGCAGCCCGCTCAGCACCAGTGCGGTGAGTACGGCAGAAGGGCCGGGCACGATCTCGACGGGCAGGCCCGCGGCGATCACGGCGGCGACGACCCGTTCGCCCGGGTCCGACACTGCGGGCATGCCGGCGTCGGTGACGAGGGCGACCCGCTTGCCGGCGGCCACCCACTCGACCACCCGCTCGGCTTGTTCGGCCTCGTTGTGCTCGTGGACAGCGACGAGGCGCGGCCCGCTGATGGAGGCGTGCGTCAACAGCTTGCGGCTGTGCCGCGTGTCCTCGCAGCAGATGACGTCCGCACTGCGCAGGGCCTCGACAGCGCGGGGAGACAGGTCGCCGAGGTTGCCGATCGGCGTACCGACGACCACCAACGCGGGCTTCGAGTCCCGGGACGGCGGCTCGGTCATCCGCCCTTCATTTCGAGTGCGTCGCCCGCATGAAGCCCCCAGCGGTCGAAGGCGCCGGCTTCGGCTTCGATCACCGAGCGGGCCTTGAGGCGGGGCTTGCCCACTCGCCACGGCGCCATGCACACCGTCTCCAGCACGCGCAGGTCGCCGTCGCAGTAGGCGACGTCGATGGCGAAGCGCATGCCGACGGTGTGCACCGAACGGGCGGGCCGCAGCAACAACGCACCCTCGAAGGAGTCACGGCCCAACAGCCCCCGCCGCCGCGACGAGCGCGCGTCGGCCACCTCCAGCGCGGCCAGCACCTCCCCCTCACGCAAGAGCCAGGGCATCAGACGTTGAAACGGATCTCCAGCACGTCGCCGTCGACGACTTCGTACTCCTTGCCCTCGACGCGCAACTTGCCCACGTCCTTGGCCGCCGACCACGAGCCCAGCTTCAACAGCTCGTCCCAGTGGATGACCTCGGCCCGGATGAAGCCCCGCTGCAGGTCGGAGTGGATCACGCCTGCGCACTCAGGCGC contains the following coding sequences:
- a CDS encoding AbrB/MazE/SpoVT family DNA-binding domain-containing protein, whose protein sequence is MNATGIARKVDDLGRIVLPVEMRRLFGIRPGDEMEISVDGGSIHLRKVEVRCVFCEGTENLRPYRQKQICTSCAAGLSG
- the rsmI gene encoding 16S rRNA (cytidine(1402)-2'-O)-methyltransferase, whose amino-acid sequence is MTEPPSRDSKPALVVVGTPIGNLGDLSPRAVEALRSADVICCEDTRHSRKLLTHASISGPRLVAVHEHNEAEQAERVVEWVAAGKRVALVTDAGMPAVSDPGERVVAAVIAAGLPVEIVPGPSAVLTALVLSGLPSDRFVFEGFLPRKGKERAARLAAVAAEPRTTVIYESPYRVAQTIDDLAKACGPERRAAVARELTKLHEQVQRGTLGELDIGEPRGEYVIVVEGAPPAPQEVDVDAALRRRLDAGDDKKTAVAAVAAELGVPKREVYAAALELG
- a CDS encoding DUF192 domain-containing protein, whose translation is MPWLLREGEVLAALEVADARSSRRRGLLGRDSFEGALLLRPARSVHTVGMRFAIDVAYCDGDLRVLETVCMAPWRVGKPRLKARSVIEAEAGAFDRWGLHAGDALEMKGG